In the Phaeobacter gallaeciensis genome, one interval contains:
- a CDS encoding sensor histidine kinase: protein MKALTQSAHAPLGGPGSLQRKLTVNIVLALLLAIAMSVTILISEFFEHLEENLEETLLREANEVLVQADPEAENYGLPVQSLRFRGAEGAYRYTVFGPEMELLAGGETSPQIKAQIAPLPLGTAAEIDLPGERRGMALCGINAGLKICVLASAYAPIADTSILDAMWHEVEEQIIWIVLGAVLVLSSALLAARLSLRPLDRVMQQAGSIGPDAPDQRLSPEGLPSEIVPLVAAVNSAFARLEKGYRSQREFSSNVAHEVRTPLAVLHSSVDTIGDAEVRQRLKQDLKQLEQIFEQLIDLARADALEPSTFQEIVLDDLAVQISCAQAPNAIRAGKSLAVTGAKGVRIRGNEGLLAIALDNLVRNALIYSPAGTEVEICVMANPPGIAVLDRGPGVPETEREALFERFNRGSEPGRGKGSGIGLAIVKAVAEAHGARVDIADRDGGGSRFSIEFS from the coding sequence ATGAAGGCCCTTACCCAGTCTGCCCATGCCCCCCTTGGCGGACCGGGCTCACTGCAGCGCAAGCTGACGGTCAATATCGTCCTGGCGCTGCTGCTTGCCATCGCAATGTCCGTCACGATCCTGATCTCCGAGTTTTTCGAACATCTGGAAGAAAACCTCGAAGAGACGCTGCTGCGCGAAGCAAACGAGGTTCTGGTTCAGGCCGACCCGGAGGCGGAGAATTATGGCCTGCCGGTGCAATCGCTCCGGTTTCGCGGCGCCGAGGGCGCCTATCGCTATACGGTGTTTGGTCCGGAGATGGAGCTGCTCGCGGGCGGTGAGACCTCTCCGCAGATCAAGGCGCAGATTGCACCGCTGCCGCTTGGCACCGCTGCCGAGATTGACCTGCCGGGAGAGCGGCGCGGCATGGCGCTGTGCGGCATCAATGCAGGGCTGAAGATCTGCGTTCTCGCCTCGGCCTATGCCCCCATCGCCGATACCAGCATCCTTGATGCCATGTGGCACGAGGTAGAAGAGCAGATCATCTGGATCGTTCTTGGCGCGGTGCTGGTACTGTCATCGGCGCTGCTGGCGGCGCGGCTCTCCCTGCGGCCGCTGGATCGCGTCATGCAGCAGGCTGGCAGTATCGGCCCCGACGCCCCGGACCAGCGCCTTTCGCCCGAAGGGTTGCCGTCCGAGATCGTGCCCCTCGTCGCTGCCGTTAACAGCGCCTTTGCCCGGCTGGAAAAAGGCTACCGGTCGCAGCGCGAGTTTTCCTCCAATGTGGCGCATGAGGTCCGCACGCCTTTGGCGGTGCTGCACTCCAGCGTCGATACCATCGGTGACGCCGAGGTCCGCCAACGCCTCAAACAGGATCTGAAACAGCTAGAGCAGATCTTTGAACAGCTGATCGATCTGGCCCGCGCCGATGCGCTGGAACCTTCGACCTTTCAGGAGATTGTTCTGGACGATCTGGCGGTGCAGATCTCCTGCGCTCAGGCCCCGAACGCCATCCGCGCGGGCAAAAGCCTGGCCGTCACCGGCGCCAAGGGCGTCCGGATCCGCGGCAATGAGGGCCTTCTGGCCATCGCGCTGGACAATCTCGTGCGCAATGCGCTGATCTATTCGCCCGCCGGAACCGAGGTTGAAATCTGCGTCATGGCAAATCCACCCGGCATCGCGGTTCTGGATCGCGGTCCCGGAGTGCCCGAAACGGAACGCGAGGCGCTGTTCGAACGCTTCAACCGCGGCTCCGAGCCGGGCCGGGGCAAGGGCTCGGGAATTGGCCTGGCCATTGTGAAGGCCGTGGCCGAAGCCCATGGCGCCCGGGTCGACATTGCCGACCGGGATGGCGGTGGCAGCCGGTTCAGCATCGAATTTTCATAA